CAAATCGATAGTCTGGTGACGACAGCGAAGAGGTCACACCCGTTCCCATGCCGAACACGGAAGTTAAGCTCTTCAGCGCCAATGGTAATTGGGGGCTTCCCCCTGTGAGAGTAGGACGTCGCCGGGCAATCAAGAGAGCAGCTGTAAAGCTGTTCTCTTTTTGTGTTTCAAAGAAGAAGCCCGGAAGGGCAAAAAACTCCAAAGTATACGAGGGTTGTGAGGAACAAGGAGATCAAGGAAACCAGGGAGCGACGCCCGTAGCGTATGATATTACGCGAGGACCGGAGCGAGTGCCGATGACGAAGAGATCCGCCGTTCATCGCAGGCCGAAGGCCGAACACGGAAGTGAAGCTCGCGCGCCAATGGTAATTGGGGGCTTCCCCCTGTGAGAGTAGGACGTCGCCGGGCAACACAGAGTAGTCGAGAGACTGCTCTTTTTTGTATTTCCAAAAGAAGCCCGGAAGGGTAAAAAACTCCAAAGAATACGAGGGTTGTGAGGATCAAGGAAACCAGGGAGCGACGCCCGCAGCGTATGATATACGCGAGGACCGGAGCGAGTGCCGATGACGAAGAGATCCGCCGTTCATCGCAGGCCGAAGGCCGAACACGGAAGTGAAGCTCGCGCGCCAATGGTAATTGGGGGCTTCCCCCTGTGAGAGTAGGACGTCGCCGGGCAACACAGAGTAGTCGAGAGACTGCTCTTTTTTGTTGTATAAGTAATCATTTTGTATTCGAAGTGTCTTATGAAGCATTCATGAGGACACTTAATTTGATTTTTCACACAGAAACGGTCAGAGAAGGTACTGAGTACATGAAGGTACAAAAAAGCCAGTATGATTATTCAGAGAGCAGTTCTGAATACATGAAAAGGCGAAGAATCAGATTTTGAGGTACCCAAGAGGGCGTTAAGGAGTCCTTAAAACAGAAAAAACCATTTTGAGGTACCTTAAAATAGAATAAGTACGAAAAAAGAGGGACTTACACAGTTATTTATACCATGAAAGTACAGAAATTGTAATTTGACGTACAGATACAGCCTTATTCTAACCGTCAAAAAGCAGAAGCGTCAAATTGACGTGCATGAAAGGTCTTTGAAACCTTGATTTAATCATCACTGACATTAGACGTTCATCTAAAACCGAAGACTAAATAATTGATAAAAGATGGTTTTTGCTCAGCAAAAACCTTTCACTATTTTTAGTACAATCAAATTTCGAAATAAACAGCTTTAGTTTTAGGGAGACATACACAATTTCTGATTGATCATCATACATTTACGATAGCAACTGATTTTTCAAAAAATTAAATCGGTTTTGTATATTTTTAATTGTTTGTGGCAACAATGGGTGATGGAGGTGGAGAAATGGAAACCGCAAAAAAACAGCGATCCATGGATATATGTATGGTTTGTGAAGAGAAAAACAACGAGGGAATCTATATTTTCCAACACTTTTTATGCTCAGATTGCGAACAGAGAATGGTTGTTACAGACACTGATGATGAAGAATATCAATATTTTATAGAAAAGCTTAGAAAAATTAATCAAGTATCGTGTTAAAGCAGGTGGATGGACGCCTGTTTTTTATTTTGTGTTTGGCTATGTTACTATTCGTTGTTGATTTTAAACGAAATTCACGACACTCCTGCGGGAACAGCGGGCCAGGTGAGACCCCGCATTCAGAGAAGTGATGTCTAGCTCAGCGACCAGTCACTTTGATCACTTCAAACTTCCTGTGGCGGCGACAGCCTCCTCGTCAGTTTTCCAGTGACCGTCGTGCCTAACCGGGTCGCTTCCGCTTTTCTATGCCCGCGGAAAGGGAGTGAATTTCGAAGAAATCAACATCATTCCTTAACAAAGCCTTGTGTTTAAAGAACCCAGGGCTGTACTTAAGGATTGACCTCGCAAATGCCCTACCATTTCTGCTAAAATGAGGAGAGGATTACTTCATAGAAGCGGATGGATGAAGTTTGAGACATTTACACACACCATTAATTGATAAATTACGGGAGCATTACGATAAAGCGAAATTTTCTTTTCATGTGCCAGGTCATAAATTCGGAAAGTTGATGTCGAGCGAAGTTTGGACTCATAATCTTCTTGAGCTTGATGCAACTGAACTGACAGGATTGGATGATCTCCATGATGCGACCGATGTAATCAAAGAGGCTCAGGCATTGACTGCCTCCTTTTATGGAGCGGATAAAAGCTACTTT
This genomic window from Alkalihalobacillus sp. TS-13 contains:
- a CDS encoding sigma factor G inhibitor Gin — protein: METAKKQRSMDICMVCEEKNNEGIYIFQHFLCSDCEQRMVVTDTDDEEYQYFIEKLRKINQVSC